One region of Sulfuriroseicoccus oceanibius genomic DNA includes:
- a CDS encoding zinc ribbon domain-containing protein, with product MRPEITALLIIQDRDTKIATLSKEIESTPRMIDAAKRRLASDQAKVDAAKAQMMDLEKQIKSLEIDTETRRNTIERLKTQQFETRKNEEFRALGNEVIRYENEISELEDQELELMEQVEQAHAALDQARERLAQVESSVEKEIAELEQRSANRTTQLEEVQSDRATKAAAVPEDWLDLYNKILDRTPPAIAPITHGTCGGCHMKLIGGDLSAARSNEGIPQCSSCGRIIYLQD from the coding sequence ATGCGACCGGAAATCACCGCCCTGCTCATCATCCAAGACCGCGACACCAAGATCGCCACCCTCAGCAAAGAGATCGAAAGCACACCGCGGATGATCGATGCCGCCAAACGGAGACTGGCCAGCGACCAGGCCAAAGTCGATGCAGCCAAGGCGCAGATGATGGATCTTGAAAAACAAATCAAGTCCCTCGAGATCGACACAGAAACCCGGCGCAACACCATCGAACGCCTGAAGACCCAGCAGTTCGAAACTCGCAAGAACGAAGAATTCCGCGCCCTCGGGAATGAGGTCATCCGTTACGAAAACGAGATCAGCGAACTCGAGGACCAAGAGCTCGAGCTCATGGAACAGGTTGAACAAGCCCACGCCGCGCTCGACCAAGCCCGCGAACGTCTGGCCCAAGTAGAATCCTCGGTCGAAAAGGAAATCGCCGAACTCGAACAACGCAGCGCCAACCGCACTACGCAGCTCGAAGAAGTCCAGTCCGACCGCGCCACCAAGGCCGCCGCCGTTCCAGAAGACTGGCTCGACCTCTACAACAAGATCCTCGACCGCACACCTCCGGCCATCGCCCCCATCACCCACGGCACCTGCGGCGGCTGCCACATGAAGCTGATCGGAGGCGACCTCTCGGCGGCCCGCTCCAATGAAGGTATTCCACAGTGCTCATCCTGCGGACGCATCATCTATCTTCAAGACTAG
- a CDS encoding pilus assembly FimT family protein: protein MMIAASPECVRTSRRAAARGSAGFTLIEMLVVISIIAILLAVGAGVMKSGTESSSVRVSGDQVRGLVSQARAAAVGRGTEARLLIANLESDEERYLRMAMVVVAKPDPTNKDQWVWEPLGEPSTFPGGVAYLKPSAFTEGSSSKVYDRVATSWNKTGGGVSAQSPYFGKALEEYSDIGAWISLAFDGNGRVVSETPLNENPILVVNLARGQGNGLFVPTPNVKYAEGVMVVRSNGQPVRLELAYEQAELTGGKN, encoded by the coding sequence ATGATGATTGCAGCTTCCCCTGAATGTGTTCGAACTTCTCGTCGTGCCGCGGCGCGTGGTTCTGCTGGATTCACGTTGATTGAGATGTTGGTGGTGATTTCGATCATCGCCATTTTGCTTGCAGTGGGAGCGGGTGTGATGAAGAGCGGTACGGAATCGAGTTCTGTGCGTGTTTCTGGTGACCAAGTGAGAGGATTGGTGAGCCAGGCTCGCGCTGCTGCTGTTGGCCGGGGCACCGAGGCGCGCTTGTTGATTGCGAACCTGGAATCAGATGAGGAGCGCTACCTGCGGATGGCGATGGTCGTGGTGGCCAAGCCTGATCCAACGAATAAGGACCAGTGGGTGTGGGAGCCGCTTGGTGAGCCAAGCACGTTTCCTGGTGGTGTGGCTTACTTGAAGCCGTCAGCTTTCACAGAAGGTTCCTCGTCCAAGGTTTACGACCGCGTGGCGACGAGCTGGAATAAGACCGGAGGTGGGGTGTCGGCGCAATCGCCGTATTTTGGTAAAGCATTGGAGGAGTATTCCGATATCGGTGCGTGGATCTCGCTGGCGTTTGACGGCAATGGTCGCGTGGTGAGTGAGACTCCGCTGAATGAAAATCCGATTTTGGTTGTCAATCTGGCCCGTGGGCAAGGGAATGGGCTTTTTGTTCCCACGCCGAATGTAAAATATGCGGAGGGCGTGATGGTCGTGCGTTCCAATGGCCAACCCGTGCGCCTGGAGCTGGCTTACGAGCAGGCCGAATTGACCGGTGGTAAGAACTAG
- a CDS encoding glycoside hydrolase family 3 N-terminal domain-containing protein has translation MNPAHLGQFLILGIPGTTIDAPLREWLKSINPGGYILFGRNIESPRQVHELITDLRSINPVEEPIIGIDEEGGRVSRLRPILDHPLPSPGEIAANHTFRNQSFANLGLITAEVLKFFGFTMNFAPVLDRSLGSDTQDGVLRQRCFGTTSMDIISRAGLFLNKLERAGIHGCGKHFPTYTGAGVDPHHQLPTINGDVNALLAGEMAPFAAMLPDLRAVMTAHAWFKDLDPQSPGLPASLSQNVITQLLRNQLSYDGLVMTDDLDMAGAQANCSVPEAAAQALAAGTDMLLVCHKLENVPAIIDAIGKLPHHVLQDAASRIEQHRRQIKPVIAAFNETELARLNKQILKFRIQVFGSEERALDYNYDAPANNVESY, from the coding sequence ATGAATCCAGCTCATCTCGGACAATTCCTCATCCTCGGCATCCCCGGCACCACGATCGACGCTCCACTTCGAGAGTGGCTCAAATCCATCAACCCTGGCGGCTACATTCTCTTCGGCCGCAACATCGAATCACCGCGCCAGGTCCACGAGCTCATCACAGACCTGCGCTCGATCAACCCCGTCGAAGAACCCATTATAGGAATCGACGAGGAGGGGGGCCGGGTCTCCCGTCTGCGCCCGATCCTCGATCATCCACTGCCCTCGCCCGGCGAGATCGCAGCCAACCACACTTTCAGGAATCAAAGCTTCGCCAATCTGGGGTTGATCACCGCGGAGGTTTTGAAATTCTTTGGCTTTACGATGAACTTCGCGCCGGTGCTGGACCGATCGCTAGGCAGTGACACCCAGGACGGAGTTCTTCGCCAGCGCTGCTTTGGCACCACCTCGATGGACATCATCTCGCGTGCCGGATTGTTCCTCAACAAACTCGAACGCGCGGGAATCCACGGATGTGGCAAACATTTCCCGACATACACCGGTGCCGGCGTGGACCCTCACCACCAACTGCCCACAATCAACGGTGACGTCAATGCACTACTCGCAGGCGAGATGGCCCCCTTTGCCGCCATGCTCCCCGACCTCCGCGCAGTGATGACCGCCCACGCTTGGTTCAAGGACCTCGACCCTCAAAGCCCCGGCCTGCCGGCCTCACTCTCCCAAAACGTCATCACCCAACTTTTGCGCAATCAGCTCAGCTATGACGGTCTGGTGATGACAGATGATCTCGACATGGCCGGAGCCCAGGCCAACTGCTCGGTCCCAGAAGCCGCCGCCCAAGCGCTCGCCGCCGGCACCGACATGCTACTCGTCTGCCACAAGCTCGAAAACGTTCCTGCCATCATCGACGCCATCGGCAAACTCCCCCACCACGTGTTACAAGACGCCGCCAGCCGCATCGAACAACACAGACGCCAAATTAAACCGGTCATCGCTGCCTTCAACGAAACCGAACTCGCCCGCTTGAACAAACAAATCCTCAAGTTCCGCATTCAGGTATTCGGCTCTGAAGAGCGCGCTCTCGACTACAACTACGACGCACCGGCCAACAACGTGGAGTCATACTAG
- a CDS encoding CinA family nicotinamide mononucleotide deamidase-related protein — translation MSDLEAKDHHGDEGIVAHVITTGGELLQGHTLNTHPAFLAQALWDVGVEMTHQVTIPDSEVIADEVGRAITQADVVIVTGGLGPTSDDITRECVASALGVGLELDPAVDSVIRSYLERRGVSVRAEQSRQAMVPQGAEVLENPNGTAPGLWFDGLPRDGVRCRFLAVLPGPPRELHPMVNELVIPRLRSAFGRGDAEVTDVLHLIGVGEADVAAAVDGPLEAIDGLRHGYCARIGEVDVRLIGKREIVDRGREVVTRVFADRLVAAGGLVPTVIRLLADRGWMLTTAESCTGGAIASALTDVSGASAVVDSGLVTYSNEAKMRFLGVSKQTLDEHGAVSDETCREMVLGALEASGSDVVVACTGIAGPTGGSDDKPVGTVFIGVGTRGGNVDVERCLFLGARATFKQRVVVKALDMVRGAVGRCG, via the coding sequence ATGAGTGATTTAGAAGCTAAAGATCATCATGGAGACGAGGGGATCGTTGCCCATGTGATCACGACAGGCGGGGAGTTGTTGCAAGGGCACACCTTGAACACGCACCCCGCCTTTTTAGCGCAGGCGTTGTGGGATGTCGGGGTCGAGATGACTCATCAGGTGACGATTCCAGATAGTGAGGTGATCGCCGATGAGGTGGGGCGCGCCATCACGCAGGCGGATGTGGTGATCGTTACCGGTGGGTTGGGGCCTACCAGTGATGACATTACCCGCGAGTGTGTTGCGAGTGCGCTGGGTGTGGGGTTGGAGCTGGATCCTGCGGTGGATTCAGTTATCCGCAGCTATCTGGAGCGTCGGGGAGTTTCCGTGCGCGCTGAGCAATCGCGCCAGGCTATGGTGCCACAGGGAGCGGAGGTGTTGGAGAATCCAAATGGCACCGCTCCGGGGTTGTGGTTTGATGGTCTACCTCGGGATGGGGTGCGTTGTCGTTTTCTGGCGGTGCTTCCGGGGCCACCGCGCGAGTTGCATCCGATGGTGAATGAGCTCGTGATTCCGCGTTTGAGGAGTGCCTTCGGGAGGGGAGACGCTGAGGTGACTGACGTGTTGCATTTGATTGGGGTGGGGGAGGCGGATGTCGCTGCCGCAGTGGACGGCCCGTTAGAAGCTATCGACGGACTGCGGCATGGCTACTGCGCGAGAATTGGTGAAGTTGACGTGCGGTTGATCGGAAAGCGGGAGATTGTCGATCGGGGGCGCGAGGTGGTGACCCGTGTCTTTGCTGACCGGTTGGTGGCGGCGGGGGGCTTGGTGCCTACCGTGATCCGTCTATTGGCAGATCGGGGCTGGATGCTGACTACGGCTGAATCCTGTACCGGTGGCGCCATCGCATCGGCTTTGACAGATGTGAGCGGTGCGTCCGCGGTGGTGGACAGTGGCTTGGTCACGTACTCTAATGAGGCGAAGATGCGTTTCCTTGGGGTTTCAAAGCAAACGCTCGACGAGCATGGCGCAGTGTCTGATGAGACTTGCCGCGAGATGGTGTTAGGAGCGCTTGAGGCCAGCGGTAGTGATGTGGTGGTGGCCTGTACTGGAATCGCCGGACCAACTGGCGGCAGTGATGACAAGCCGGTGGGGACCGTATTCATCGGCGTTGGGACCCGGGGCGGCAATGTGGATGTTGAGCGATGCTTGTTTCTTGGCGCCCGAGCGACATTCAAGCAGCGGGTTGTGGTGAAGGCATTGGATATGGTGCGCGGGGCAGTTGGCCGGTGTGGTTGA
- a CDS encoding acyl-CoA thioesterase, which yields MERAFRYPVRVEFADTDAAGVAHFSRLLTFIEAAEHAYLKSLGIGVFTDEAGVRSGWPRVDVNFQFRSPMRFGDEGEVAIWLEELGRKSVRYRAELMSAAGRVVCAGTMTNAYVEIGGDFAVKSSEICSSDRQLFLKELERLGGSEV from the coding sequence ATGGAGAGAGCTTTTCGATATCCCGTGCGGGTGGAGTTTGCGGATACAGATGCCGCGGGGGTGGCGCATTTTTCACGGCTGTTGACATTTATCGAGGCGGCCGAGCATGCTTATTTGAAGTCGCTTGGCATCGGAGTCTTTACTGATGAAGCGGGCGTGCGTTCGGGGTGGCCTCGGGTGGATGTGAATTTTCAATTCCGTTCGCCAATGCGCTTTGGGGATGAAGGAGAGGTTGCGATCTGGCTTGAGGAATTGGGGCGGAAATCGGTGCGATATCGAGCAGAGCTGATGTCAGCAGCAGGTCGAGTCGTTTGTGCTGGCACGATGACGAATGCGTATGTCGAGATCGGTGGGGATTTTGCGGTAAAATCGTCGGAAATATGTTCTAGTGATCGTCAATTGTTCCTCAAGGAGTTGGAACGATTGGGGGGCTCGGAAGTCTAG
- a CDS encoding DUF6868 family protein gives MSLSQLSPLLGWCAIINLGLLLWWWIAFLIAKDTIYKIHTRWFALTRPQFEAIHYCGMGLLKLANLCLFITPWIALQIIR, from the coding sequence ATGAGCCTCTCACAACTCAGCCCGCTTCTCGGCTGGTGCGCCATCATCAACCTCGGGCTCCTGCTCTGGTGGTGGATCGCCTTTCTCATCGCAAAGGACACCATCTACAAGATCCACACCCGCTGGTTCGCTTTGACCCGCCCTCAATTCGAAGCCATCCACTACTGCGGAATGGGCCTGCTCAAACTGGCCAACCTCTGCCTCTTCATCACTCCGTGGATCGCGCTACAGATTATCCGCTAG
- the rsfS gene encoding ribosome silencing factor, giving the protein MPSGTELDGKALAIAVAQVLEDQRGEDIVVLNLEGLSNIADYFVVCSGNSTPHLKALRREVLERLKDEHGVEAYHKDGMPDSQWVLVDFVDVIVHIFHPEKREYYALEDLWADAPQVEWKTN; this is encoded by the coding sequence ATGCCATCCGGAACTGAACTCGACGGAAAGGCGCTTGCGATTGCCGTAGCCCAGGTACTTGAAGACCAGCGGGGCGAGGACATTGTAGTGTTGAACCTAGAAGGGTTGTCCAACATTGCGGACTACTTTGTAGTGTGCAGCGGTAATTCGACGCCGCATCTCAAGGCGTTGCGTCGTGAGGTGCTCGAGCGGCTCAAAGACGAGCATGGGGTGGAAGCGTACCACAAGGACGGAATGCCAGACAGCCAGTGGGTGCTGGTCGACTTTGTCGATGTGATCGTTCACATTTTCCATCCGGAGAAGCGCGAGTACTACGCGCTTGAGGACTTGTGGGCCGATGCTCCACAGGTCGAATGGAAAACCAATTGA
- a CDS encoding M28 family metallopeptidase, translating to MKMENLRFRFLGSEREDAVWGRPAKVLLGCHYDTKLYDEFEFVGANDGGSGCGLLMEMASVLAAKYPQLAREVELVFFDGEEAIGEDIIYPTTAGFDRQNAYDGLYGSHYYARQLRMKPRTQWPQAVVIVDMIGDRNLNIEIPANCNERLIDLALKSANEVGAGKFVGRSRSGVTDDHVPFHLLGIPVVNFIDFDFEPWHTEGDVLSTISSESLEVSGAVVVRFLQNFLLQGSQ from the coding sequence ATGAAGATGGAGAACCTGCGGTTTCGCTTCCTGGGGAGCGAGCGGGAGGATGCGGTGTGGGGGCGTCCGGCTAAGGTTTTGCTGGGCTGCCACTACGACACCAAGCTTTATGATGAGTTTGAATTTGTAGGGGCCAATGATGGGGGCTCCGGTTGCGGTCTGCTAATGGAGATGGCGTCGGTGTTGGCGGCGAAGTACCCGCAGCTCGCAAGGGAGGTGGAGCTGGTGTTCTTTGATGGCGAGGAGGCGATTGGTGAGGATATTATTTACCCGACCACTGCGGGGTTCGACCGACAGAATGCGTATGACGGGCTATATGGGAGCCATTATTACGCACGTCAGCTGCGGATGAAGCCGCGAACTCAGTGGCCGCAGGCCGTCGTCATTGTGGACATGATCGGCGATCGGAATTTGAACATTGAGATACCGGCAAACTGCAACGAGCGCTTGATCGATTTGGCACTAAAGTCCGCCAACGAAGTGGGCGCGGGGAAATTTGTCGGCCGTTCCCGGAGTGGGGTGACTGACGATCATGTTCCGTTCCATTTATTGGGGATTCCGGTTGTGAACTTCATCGATTTTGACTTCGAGCCGTGGCACACTGAGGGTGATGTGCTTAGCACGATCTCGAGTGAGAGTTTGGAGGTTTCGGGGGCGGTCGTGGTGCGATTTTTGCAAAACTTTCTGTTGCAAGGATCCCAATAG
- a CDS encoding prepilin-type N-terminal cleavage/methylation domain-containing protein: MKISMQRMKRNGGFSLVEVAIALAIVAVVVLAVVGLLGPAAKNVEDIVAVDELNRLQRGIEAEMTVVRPNELAEYKSGFDKAFKVLKGDGLVYAFFYRAPINNGEVELNPSDKRARPDTAGILTDQRVGVDYMPAIGVFTQAAVDNGDADDYFDAAEGRIYLAKIELLRDLLETVPEDAQASFDNAADSDDFIKATLPASISYYEVESLDQVLGGNRPTELLEGIAADEVSPIIRLNTGFRR; this comes from the coding sequence ATGAAGATCAGCATGCAGCGGATGAAGAGAAACGGGGGATTTAGTTTGGTTGAGGTCGCGATTGCTTTGGCAATTGTGGCGGTCGTGGTGTTGGCGGTGGTGGGTCTACTCGGACCCGCAGCCAAAAATGTTGAGGATATCGTGGCTGTGGATGAGCTGAACCGCTTGCAACGCGGGATTGAGGCTGAGATGACCGTGGTTCGTCCGAACGAGCTGGCTGAGTACAAGTCTGGCTTCGATAAGGCATTCAAGGTCCTCAAGGGCGACGGGCTCGTCTACGCGTTCTTTTATCGTGCCCCGATCAACAACGGTGAGGTGGAATTGAATCCATCGGACAAGCGGGCTCGGCCTGATACTGCGGGGATTTTGACTGACCAGCGCGTTGGTGTGGACTACATGCCTGCGATTGGTGTGTTCACTCAGGCGGCGGTAGACAATGGGGATGCGGATGATTACTTCGATGCGGCCGAGGGAAGGATCTATTTGGCTAAGATTGAATTGTTGAGGGACCTGTTGGAAACCGTGCCTGAAGATGCACAGGCGTCTTTCGATAATGCTGCTGACTCGGACGACTTCATCAAGGCGACACTGCCTGCGAGCATTTCCTACTATGAGGTGGAGTCGCTCGACCAGGTGCTCGGTGGTAACCGCCCGACCGAGCTGCTCGAAGGAATCGCAGCGGACGAAGTTTCGCCGATCATCCGGTTGAACACAGGCTTCCGTCGATAG
- a CDS encoding PulJ/GspJ family protein codes for MIAPSSQNPTAGRRGFSLIELLISMTITSVILLVMLSLTATVADTWRKSRNKLFSNATARGAFERIATDLDSAYFVSRLENAEWFRVLPDKSGLANGVVASGEDPTWLMFFTSPTDRSSDAPGDVVTMSYRLVEQDPVEENGDFPLYSLYRAFPVDYANIDNAAKVTFDEVLGKPDLTAYWKSGAGEAFSRDSAYLLATNVVDFQVVPMLRDATGKLVKVAPGTEVSVTSEGVVANGVNLSANGVGALLYGVEVNLTVLDEGAIERVRDGTYEGTEPEEFLQKRSRTYSRFIKLLPESELDLAI; via the coding sequence ATGATTGCTCCAAGCTCCCAGAACCCAACTGCAGGCCGCCGTGGCTTTAGTTTGATTGAGTTGTTGATTTCGATGACGATCACCTCGGTGATTCTTCTGGTGATGTTGTCGTTGACCGCAACGGTGGCAGACACTTGGAGGAAGTCGCGCAACAAGTTGTTCTCTAATGCGACGGCACGGGGAGCGTTCGAGCGCATCGCGACGGATTTGGATTCTGCTTACTTTGTGAGCCGATTGGAGAATGCCGAGTGGTTTCGGGTTTTGCCCGATAAGAGTGGTCTGGCCAATGGAGTGGTCGCATCGGGTGAAGATCCGACTTGGTTGATGTTTTTCACCTCGCCAACCGACCGTAGCTCGGATGCGCCTGGTGATGTGGTGACCATGAGTTACCGCTTGGTCGAACAGGATCCGGTTGAGGAGAACGGTGATTTCCCGCTTTACTCGCTTTATCGTGCGTTTCCTGTGGACTACGCTAACATTGATAACGCCGCCAAGGTGACCTTTGATGAGGTTCTCGGGAAGCCTGACTTGACCGCGTACTGGAAGAGCGGTGCAGGCGAGGCGTTCTCACGGGACTCTGCGTACTTGTTGGCGACGAATGTGGTCGACTTTCAGGTCGTGCCAATGTTGCGGGACGCGACGGGTAAGTTGGTAAAGGTGGCGCCAGGTACCGAGGTTTCGGTGACCTCTGAAGGCGTCGTGGCGAACGGTGTGAACCTGAGTGCAAATGGTGTTGGTGCCTTGCTTTATGGTGTTGAGGTGAATTTGACGGTTTTGGACGAAGGTGCGATCGAGCGTGTGCGTGATGGGACCTATGAGGGCACTGAGCCTGAGGAGTTCCTGCAGAAGCGCAGCCGTACTTACTCACGTTTTATCAAGCTGTTGCCAGAGTCCGAGCTAGATCTCGCGATCTAG
- a CDS encoding AI-2E family transporter: protein MSAPKFPTPFQKKTLWNAVTGISLLILAALIVGALWLGINIIGLLQPVLIPVAIAGVIAYLLDPVVQWLVKKRKWSRVKSVSIVFAAGLLILGGLIASVVPATIRQGNDLWEQRQALVNRVKGTVQEYVEDHPDSELLEWFQPRKDAQSGAPLPSEAEQWFRNNMSKISSGAWNILSSGFRGASAFFGIALGICLVPIYLWFFLIEADPISKQWHDYIPLRASKAKDEIVGTLQEINGYLISFFRGQMLVSMIDGALVGIALTIIGLPYGLIIGFFVGVLGLIPYLGNLLCLVPAMIIAAVHFSNPANQWEAWPGDTIWMYPLIVAALFFIVQQINGFVTAPKIVGDSVGLHPMTVIFSVFFWSFLIGGVLGAILAVPLTASLKVLFRRYIWEARLNKEKETEATPAEA from the coding sequence ATGTCCGCGCCCAAGTTTCCCACTCCGTTTCAGAAGAAGACCCTGTGGAATGCCGTCACCGGCATCTCGCTACTGATCCTGGCCGCACTCATCGTCGGCGCACTCTGGCTCGGCATCAACATCATCGGCCTGCTTCAACCGGTGCTGATCCCCGTTGCGATCGCCGGAGTCATCGCCTACTTGCTCGACCCAGTGGTCCAATGGCTTGTTAAAAAACGAAAGTGGTCGCGCGTTAAGTCTGTCTCAATCGTATTCGCCGCCGGATTACTCATCCTAGGCGGACTCATCGCTTCCGTAGTCCCTGCCACAATCCGCCAAGGCAACGACCTTTGGGAGCAACGGCAAGCCTTGGTCAACCGAGTGAAGGGAACGGTTCAGGAATATGTCGAGGACCACCCCGACTCAGAACTCCTTGAGTGGTTCCAGCCACGCAAGGACGCACAGTCAGGAGCCCCGCTCCCGAGCGAGGCCGAGCAATGGTTCCGCAATAACATGTCAAAGATTTCATCCGGCGCCTGGAACATCCTTAGCTCCGGCTTCCGCGGCGCGTCCGCATTCTTCGGCATCGCGCTCGGCATCTGCCTGGTCCCGATCTACCTCTGGTTCTTCCTCATCGAAGCCGACCCCATCAGCAAGCAATGGCACGACTACATCCCTCTAAGAGCGTCCAAGGCAAAGGATGAGATCGTCGGCACCCTGCAAGAGATCAACGGCTACCTGATCTCGTTTTTCCGCGGCCAGATGCTGGTCTCAATGATCGACGGTGCACTCGTCGGCATCGCCCTCACCATCATCGGGCTCCCATACGGACTCATCATCGGATTCTTCGTCGGCGTGCTCGGATTAATCCCCTACCTCGGCAACCTGCTGTGCCTGGTCCCCGCCATGATTATCGCCGCAGTTCATTTCTCCAACCCGGCCAATCAATGGGAAGCTTGGCCCGGAGACACCATCTGGATGTACCCGCTCATCGTCGCTGCACTTTTCTTTATCGTCCAACAGATCAACGGCTTCGTTACCGCGCCAAAGATCGTCGGAGACTCAGTCGGCCTCCACCCGATGACCGTCATCTTCTCCGTCTTCTTCTGGTCATTCCTCATCGGTGGTGTGCTGGGCGCCATTCTCGCCGTCCCTCTCACCGCCTCACTCAAGGTGCTCTTCCGCCGCTACATCTGGGAAGCTCGCCTCAACAAAGAGAAGGAGACCGAGGCCACACCAGCCGAAGCCTGA